CCCATCCCctctctacataaataatgactgtccctaaacaattcaatgtttgtgtaaaACACGTAAACAATGTAACTTTCAACTACCGTACAGCATCTCccattaaatccaaaagacaaTGGAGTGTATCTTCCTTTAGTACAGTTTTGTAAAAACAAGGGAAGCCAACATAATGTAAAACTAGCTGCATTCTTTTCGCGATGACACAATTCTCAGTATGAGGGGAATTAACAATTTTATATTAAGGCGCATTAGTCAGTCCAAAGGCCATTAGTCAGTCCAaagtccaaaataattttaaccaacaCACATATTTctcagtaacacataaaaattgacaatgagtaaactgtcTTACAAAAATATGCCGTAAGACGAAAAGATTCAAGCTgtactgacctgtcacaaacatgaacGGCTCCAACATCATCAAATGGtcgtttaaaacaacaccacaagccacagtcaacaaccagaagcattgaccatgcaacttctcagttattttcatcgaagaaatgaccGGTTTCCACAacatttaagcctggtttccatatcgttgtatctgtcgtgtctgtcgtacgaaaaaaattcataggacagatagaattcattctatctcgtacaacaagttgtatctgtcgtttcttttgtattgagcatttgtacgggaggtttctataaagttgtatctgtcctatgaatttttttcttacgacagatacaacgatatggaaaccaggctttagtctTGAAAGTATAACCCACGTTTGTGTTCGAAACATTAACGCGCCAAATGTTGCGCATGCGCAtacgttattcagctctgtcatCTATGCATGAATACGTGAAGGTTGTCGCCTGGAGGAGAACTAAAATTTTACGTGTGTTCAGGAAAGTTGTTGGAGACAAACCTTTACGTTTTTAAATTCTATTTGAAATCTGTCCCGCTAAAGTTTGAGGTAAGTGATTACTCAAAAGCATCTCTTGACTTGAACCGCTAAACGAGACCTAAGATCTTGCTAAGTTTTTGGGACGTTTAATAAATCTAGACGATGAATTTGTGAGGATCGAAATCCAGTCTTTTGCACTTAGTAAATTGCAGTGAGTAGTTTCGTCTTGAACCCTTTGATTGGAAATCATATTGTTATAACGACTAAACTTCAAGCGTTTTGATGTTGCGCTGCATATGTATTCCTTAGTTAACCCTAACTGAAACGCAATGTCATTTTCAATTGATGTCAGAAAAGCCGAATGTTGTATTCCGTATCTGTCCGCGATCGAATGTCTCCAAATGGCAACCCGGCATCGAAATGACGGTGAATTCGTACATTTTTATCTCCAGATCGTTTCAAACATGGCTGAAGGGGACAGCTACGGTTGTAAAACCTACTTTTTGATTTCGTTGGAAGGAATcctttatttattacaattgGTAAGTGAAATATGTTATCATCTTTCGAATAAACAGACACCGTTCTAATTACATTCACTTATTTCATTGTGGATGAATTTAACTGCGTTCATCTTGAGCATACAGTTTGGATCAATTtagattttgacattttgttgtTTAGAGTGATATCATAAATATGCAAGCAATTTAGAAACCATTTTAATACCGCACCCACAACCCAGCGTGCGAACTGCAAGCGATTTCGTGAAAAATCAATCCactgaaaaaattgaaatcacTGCGAGATATCTTTTAGTTACTTTGAAAGATATTCAAAAAGATTAGTTTTCAACAGGTTCTTTTTATCGTAGGACCTCTAGTTTTCAAAATCTGGTTGCCATTTTTTCTCTGTCTATAATTTATGAGCTTACAAAACTGTATATGCATACGTTAAACCTTCGGATGTTCCCATGAAATATTTTAATTAACTTCTATTCACTTTTGCCCAGAAATGCAAGTATCAGGATAAATTCTCAAGTGTTAACTAGCTTTTCTGAGTATCAGGTTTACCTCTGACTTAGAGGTTACTTTTCCAAGGTGGTTTTTGTCTACTTAGAGAGTAGAATTTTACAGGCACGTCATCCTTTTTATTGTCTGCATTTCTGGCGACAAGTGATTTTAATTGAAGAGAAGGCCAAAGAGGCTTTTTGAAACAACAGTGATAAAAGTTGTGTGGAAGTGTTTTCTTTACTCTTAGTAAAAGTTACAATGATATGTAGCTGATTAAAGAAAGTGTTGTTTGTGTTGTTGTGCAATTAGTAATTATTTGTATTACAAAAACTTTCAGACAGTTATATAGATTATAACCTTTTATAGTGATTTGTTGCTGGCTTAAGAATTATTGGTTCTAATCTCtcaaatggcaaaaaatgtgCTATGATTGTCAAAATTTGGTGGCCGTTAAATTTTTCTACTATTTGACCTTTTTGTGCATATTAAAAGATCACAAGATGTAATAttaacaatgattattattgttaatatcaCACTAACCTTGTTTGCTCTGATAGTGCTTTAAATTGACTCCATTTCTTCTTCCAGTTGAAGAATAAAGTTATTTATAAATGACTCTCATACACAAGTgaataaagaagaaaaaacacatTCTGTAATTTACTTTACAAttccaataaattattacataAAGGATTTCCCATCCATATTGGGGTTTGTAGTATGTAGCCTGTGAAGAGTGTTTTTTCAGCAGGTTGACTTTTAAGCATGAATTATTAAGTTATTGACATGACCCCCTACCCATCTTAACCcttttcccattgatttatcGTTGTAACGAATGCCCGCTTCTCCGCCCTATCATGTAAAGGCTCATGGCTTTGTTCCAGGATTTGCCAACCAGCTATCGATGCTGAGGCCATAGGTTGTGTGAGCTAATAAGCAATCTTAAGTAATAAGAAAGCCAGAGATACATGGTTgtaaatttaacaataattattgcttatcACCATTACCATTAAATTGAATTTTGTAATAATACAgtaattctttaatttttccTCAGGTTCTTGGCATCATTGCATTTGCATTGGTTCTCAGTCATGAAGCCTCTAGTTTGTTCTCACATTATGGATTCTTCATTGTCGTCAGCGCCTTATGCTGGATTGGTGCCTTCTTGATCATATTTTTACACATTTGTGGATGTTGTAAGGTCAAAATACTTGGTGTTTGGCAAAGGGAATATTCTCTGGTAAGTGTTTCATGGGGCTAACATCTTCCACACCTGTAATTAAAAGCCAAATTTGAGTTTGTGTTGACAACAGGGCTGTAGCAATATATTTTACCTCAATACAATGCATATCTTGATATAATGGCCATCGTGCATGATATGACGCTCTTCAAAACAAAACTAGTTACCAATGAATttctattttctaaagaaactgtggtgctgtgtcggtgggagagatgaaaacaaaaatttggttttatcaaacgagttgataaaaccaaattttagttaCCTAATGAGAAAGACAACTTTCAAAGTTATAAGAGATTAGTTATAACCATATCAACGAATTTAACTTAGTAACACAGTATTCATGGCATTCCTCTTACTCATTGTACTGTGTGCATTTATTGTGATATCTTGTTTTAAATGTCAATGTTCACATTGTGAGAAGAAATATCATGGTTTATGGATTATTGGCTATCTTTGCAGCTCTAGTTGGAATGATTCCAACCTCATGTATGATTCCCAATTCCCTTTTTCCCTCTTCCTAATTTGTCGTCATTAGAGGTCAGTGGAAGACAAAGGATATTGACAATCAAATAGTTGTAACAAGTTTCCCTTTTCCTTGCCTGAATATACTGTGTGCTTTACAAACACATGCTAACAGATGTTCAACTGAGGGGAACTGCTGTTTTCCTTTTAGGCATCTGATATTTATTTAACAGGATGTACTGAAGTATTGATCATGCAGTcccacctctattaagcggccaccctcGGGACTTTGAGAGGTGGCCGCCTAATAGAGGTTGGTTGCTTAGTAGAGGTACAATATAAATTGGGTAGGAAAGGCAGtgaacatgattttattgactcTATATAGCAAAATGCTTTGAAAAAGTGAACATAAATGAGGATAAATCCAAAATTGAATTGTAACAAAACATCAAGTGCATTTCCAGCCCATTCATAGTACTAGCTCTAACACAGACTGAGGACACGTAGTTCATTAAAATGCACAGTATTTCTTTGGTTGACAATATACAGAAGAAATGCAAAACATCGTTGACAAGTTTCTTAAGCTGTTTGCATCAGCAGTTAGTATGTGAAAAAATTTAGCTCAACTTGTTTCACGGACAATTGATTTAAAATAACCGTCAATACTGTGCTATCTATTGTTAGCTATGTTTGTATAGCGACGGGGTGTGAAATGTCTAGCTGCACGTGTACGCAACTTGTGACTTGTTTTAGTGCAGATTAAATtgcagttcttgttttcttgttgttatcagttaTCACCTGATATAATCAAGTCGTTAGGAAAGATAATTTCCTGGCCGCTTAATGGaagtaaaaaaaacatacaaataATACCCTTGCGACGGCAAAAAGGTGGCCGTGGTTGCTCAACAGAGGTGGCCGTTGAATAGAGGTATCAAATACAGCAGTTTACTGACAAATAAATCGGGACTTTTGAAAAgtggccgcttaatggagggTGACCGCTCAATAGAGGTCGGACTGTATTTTTGTTCTCTGGTATATCAACGTTACTGATCGATTGTATTTGAGTGAGCTAATGGAGagcttctttttttattttcacagtGGATATTCCTCCTGAGTTATTCCTTGtcctactttttcttttttctcttctccTCCTCCCTCCTGTGCCAATGGACTGAGGGTGCAGCACAGTTTATCATTGCCGCAGTAAGTTGTAtccaatagacctctttcacaACGGCGATTAAATTTAATATCCTTTTGTGTCAATCCAATAAGCTTTTCTAACCTCACTGCGATAGCAAAATTATATTTAAAGCAAAGTGAGGTCTTTACCTCtgattaacataaatacaaagacTCTAATTAAAAGAGCACCTTTCAAACTCAATGTAGATGCAAAAAACCAAATTGCAGGAATGTTAACACATTTCAAGAAATGAAGGCAAAGAGATGCATTCTGACTCTTCAGTAAGCAACACAGAGTGTCCCTCACACTTTGATCCAACTTCATCATCACTGTCTCTTGGGGGGGGAGTGCTGCAGACAATTACACAGTAAAGAAGATCTGTAAGGTAGAAAAAACCAATGAACCCAGACCTAAGCTAAGAGATAATTTGAACAGAAATGTTAACCCCTAtttgtgaccgtccacgggaaaaccaagaaaaaggtgatgacacgggcacgctattttagcacgctaaacaaaagaaattttctttaacacgggagtgccgtgtcgtaatgcacgcctcattaaaattttcttttgtttcgtgatgcacgttgtaaacaatagagcgtgttataccaaacaaaagagcgtgtcagcaaaaaataaaatcgaGCACCGCGTAAAATTGCACGACAGCTGCACCAAAACGCACGCTGAAAGCGAAGTACACCACTCTACTCTCAAAGCTGAGTGAAGGCCGACTGATTTGCGGAAATAACCGAAAAATCCCgtagataaatattaatatgtaagcaaacaaaaagcataccaaaccatcgtaaagcaaggttctatcgtttttgctaacataatatatcgaacatctttgagcaatttcctacaGCAGGATTGCGAGACCATACTTTAACGATTTCCGGCGCAATCTTCTTGGCGTAAATACCAATTCATCCTACCCTCAAACTTTTGTCAGCAGTTTTTCCCGCTTATCTATCACTGCTAAGCTCAAAAGTTTCTcttagggaaattttatcgttctcttcattttgtcgttcctttttcgttcagaagtgtagctgtgtgccggactacagaacagagaatttgcatacattgaagtatgaccattttgctcgtcacgcaatctttcttcgaaaaatcgacatcaaaacgctgtagtgtgtaggttaatacgtacgacaaaatattctgacacaaaaaagtcaagttgaaaatcacaagtcgctcataaagttcttgatactaagaatttggttgtttttgtagtctccgtatggccgttcttcttttaactcggcattttgtatttattcgtgcTCGCGCATCATCCCACTGGCTAGCGAAAACTGgggattcaaatttttggtggagactcgaagcaagaaaacgcattttcagttcatccagttgtctgtccagtttcaattagcgctggtaaacagttttaaatgcaagcactcGTTTTAAAGCGGTTAACTCGCATGTCGACTCGCACGGCTCGCCTTGTTGGCTCACATGACTCGCAGCTCGGGCTTCGATATTCctctcaagctaaaatggttattgataagaatacaaatcgattaggaagacataatttttatgtctcctttttctttgccttatacatgttcaagttaaaaaaaaatattcagtttctgtcgattacataatctttatttcgcgttacttacgcagttctttggaaacaatcggacaccgaaacagtttggtgtaaaggggtttcagaacagtcctctgttccttcactaccttttctttctagtattttactgtgccttgtttggcacgcatctgacacgcaactcgaacacgccacgctaaacaaaaggtttggagtgtcttagcgtgcagaacaaaagccaccgtgacatctattgtgctacttattaaatatgcgcatatgccgtgttacatgtcacgctcagcgtgccgtggcatgcacgcgtgcccgtgtcatcacctttttgctggttttcccgtggacggtcacatttAAGATAGGTATTTCATTCCATTCTAACAGGAAACTTAATTATGTTTATCAAAACTGAGTATTTAtttaattaccgtatttacctgtgtataagtcgaccttttacagcctcaaaatctgtaaaaaaaatcaccctcgacttatacatgggtcaaaaacggagatcaaaaaaagttcaggacaaattagcataataattgtctcatatggcaacaagcatccacttttacacggtACGAGTTATGGTGTCTTCTTCCTGATCAGCTTGAGGAGTTGAAGTTTAAATGCTGtaagaattatcccctaacgttaggctgaatgttgcacaattgtgcaataaagaactgacatttgttgcctacaaagtggcacgtccgctcgacgaaagccacattACTTGCTTCAAACGTTCACAagttggtaaccaggctttgtacTGTGCCAGATATTAACTACCAGTATCAACCAACCTggtagctagctcggttaccaagttccaagcatcgtggcactttgtttatcatgacattttcaaagtttcttgagctttcttggcgtttagcctgtTTTCTAAACCTcctttacaactctccacaatgataaaggctcattaaagattagtatgtttgattttgtaagcttgtttgaaaaattatgaagaaaatgcagcttatactcgtgtcgctaaaacacgC
This genomic window from Acropora muricata isolate sample 2 chromosome 2, ASM3666990v1, whole genome shotgun sequence contains:
- the LOC136909199 gene encoding uncharacterized protein isoform X2 gives rise to the protein MAEGDSYGCKTYFLISLEGILYLLQLVLGIIAFALVLSHEASSLFSHYGFFIVVSALCWIGAFLIIFLHICGCCKVKILGVWQREYSLWIFLLSYSLSYFFFFLFSSSLLCQWTEGAAQFIIAAVCGFIFNHRFLHSLCHA
- the LOC136909199 gene encoding uncharacterized protein isoform X1, whose protein sequence is MAEGDSYGCKTYFLISLEGILYLLQLVLGIIAFALVLSHEASSLFSHYGFFIVVSALCWIGAFLIIFLHICGCCKVKILGVWQREYSLWIFLLSYSLSYFFFFLFSSSLLCQWTEGAAQFIIAAVFGFILTIIFFILSVVYYRRVRKIRETEVAWEGDKTRA